In Bacillus sp. Cs-700, one genomic interval encodes:
- a CDS encoding metal-sensitive transcriptional regulator — protein sequence MKYDKAVMNRLKRIEGQLRGVIQMMEQEKSCEDIVTQLSATRSGIDRSIGLIVSSNLEQCLHQQIEQGESTDDVVKEAVNLLVRSR from the coding sequence ATGAAATACGATAAAGCCGTTATGAATCGATTGAAGCGTATTGAAGGTCAATTACGCGGAGTGATCCAGATGATGGAGCAAGAGAAGAGCTGTGAAGATATTGTCACCCAACTCTCCGCAACGCGTTCTGGGATTGATCGTTCCATTGGATTAATCGTAAGTTCGAATCTTGAACAGTGTCTTCATCAACAGATTGAGCAGGGAGAATCTACTGATGATGTTGTGAAAGAAGCTGTTAACCTTTTAGTAAGAAGTCGATAA
- a CDS encoding helix-turn-helix domain-containing protein — protein MKKYNIPVEAALEVIGGKWKVVILCHLIEGTKRTGGLKKLMPGITQKMLTQQLRELEDDGVILRKVYNQIPPKVEYSLTDYGWSLKEILDSLCSWGEQHIEKTYPCKEDVLLQPEERDTMKA, from the coding sequence ATGAAAAAATATAATATCCCTGTCGAAGCCGCCCTCGAAGTGATTGGAGGAAAGTGGAAGGTCGTCATACTCTGTCACCTTATCGAAGGTACGAAGCGCACCGGTGGACTAAAAAAATTAATGCCTGGCATTACGCAAAAGATGCTAACACAACAGCTCCGTGAATTAGAAGATGATGGTGTGATTTTAAGAAAGGTGTACAATCAGATTCCACCAAAAGTTGAATATTCACTGACTGACTACGGATGGTCTTTAAAAGAAATACTCGATTCACTTTGCTCATGGGGAGAGCAGCACATCGAAAAAACTTATCCTTGCAAAGAAGATGTGCTCTTACAACCTGAAGAACGAGATACAATGAAAGCTTAA
- a CDS encoding rhodanese-like domain-containing protein has product MSGYVKDVTPTEVNELLKSNKTISIVDVRGPEEVADGKIPGAYNLPVNELQDRMNELDKDREHIIVCRSGGRSSMASMVLKSNGYSVLNMTGGMLEWTGETE; this is encoded by the coding sequence ATGTCTGGTTATGTAAAAGATGTAACACCAACTGAGGTAAATGAACTGTTAAAGAGCAATAAAACCATTAGTATTGTCGATGTTCGAGGTCCAGAGGAGGTAGCCGATGGCAAAATTCCTGGTGCCTATAATCTTCCAGTCAATGAGCTGCAGGACAGGATGAATGAACTTGATAAGGATAGAGAGCATATCATTGTCTGCCGATCAGGTGGCAGAAGTAGTATGGCTTCAATGGTTCTAAAATCAAACGGGTATTCTGTGTTAAATATGACAGGCGGCATGCTTGAATGGACTGGAGAAACAGAATAA
- a CDS encoding TVP38/TMEM64 family protein, with the protein MKKSVNPFLWIGIALLLTILMIFLINPPWLARVRSMLSLESLSLLADYFRSLGVWAPIISIALMIAQGILAPLPSFVITAANGLAFGIPFGFLISWTGGMAAAIVMFWLARLLGADFVEKVTKQNRLLHQANRYSGKNGFFLIFVARLIPIVSFDFISFLAGLSQISFRSFFVATALGQIPGTILYTIVGHDVANLDEYQTRFLWTSVIIVLLIIIGKVVASRKKK; encoded by the coding sequence ATGAAAAAGTCCGTAAATCCTTTCCTATGGATAGGAATAGCCCTTTTACTTACAATCTTAATGATTTTTTTAATCAATCCACCGTGGTTGGCGAGAGTTCGCTCCATGCTTTCACTTGAATCACTTTCTCTCCTAGCTGATTACTTTCGCTCTTTGGGAGTGTGGGCACCGATCATTAGCATAGCGTTAATGATTGCTCAGGGCATACTGGCTCCGCTGCCTTCATTCGTCATTACCGCAGCAAATGGGCTTGCATTTGGCATTCCATTTGGGTTCTTAATCAGCTGGACAGGAGGAATGGCAGCTGCCATTGTGATGTTCTGGCTCGCAAGACTTCTAGGTGCCGACTTTGTTGAGAAAGTTACGAAACAGAATCGTCTATTACATCAAGCAAATCGGTACAGCGGAAAAAACGGTTTCTTTTTAATTTTTGTCGCAAGATTGATTCCAATTGTTTCATTTGATTTTATAAGCTTTCTTGCAGGGCTTAGTCAGATTTCGTTTCGCTCTTTTTTTGTAGCGACGGCTCTTGGACAAATTCCTGGGACGATCCTTTACACGATTGTTGGACATGACGTTGCTAATTTGGACGAATATCAAACCCGTTTTCTTTGGACAAGTGTCATCATTGTTCTATTGATTATTATTGGTAAAGTAGTAGCTAGTCGAAAAAAGAAATGA
- a CDS encoding MBL fold metallo-hydrolase, with the protein MSLKQKQASEVATKVINQDELFILDVRNEEAYGDWKIEGASVTSMNVPYFDLIDGVEEILPKLPKDKEILVVCAKEGSSIFVGEELVEAGLENVSYLSGGMKAWSEYLEPVKVGDLPGGALYQFVRLGKGCLSYLIESNGEAAIVDANRMIENYTTFAENKGLTIKATFDTHLHADHISGGRTLADSVNGTYYLPEEDAGEVTFDYTALREGTTLTVGKVTIEPIYSPGHTIGSTSLMIHDAYLLTGDILFVESIGRPDLAGKAEDWVQDLRTTLYDRYKEMAGELVVLPAHFSKMAELDEKGLVSAKLQDLYQKNDGLNVEKEEDFRKMVTENLPPQPNAYQEIRETNMGKISPDEETKREMEIGPNRCAVN; encoded by the coding sequence GTGAGTTTGAAACAAAAACAGGCAAGTGAAGTTGCAACAAAAGTGATTAATCAGGATGAACTTTTTATTCTCGATGTAAGAAATGAAGAAGCATACGGTGATTGGAAAATCGAAGGTGCATCCGTTACTTCAATGAATGTTCCTTACTTCGATTTAATTGACGGCGTAGAAGAAATTCTGCCGAAGCTTCCGAAAGATAAAGAAATTCTTGTTGTATGTGCGAAAGAAGGTTCATCGATCTTTGTAGGTGAAGAACTCGTTGAAGCAGGACTTGAGAACGTCTCTTATCTTTCAGGTGGAATGAAAGCATGGAGTGAATACCTTGAGCCAGTTAAGGTTGGTGACCTTCCAGGAGGAGCTCTTTATCAATTTGTTCGCCTTGGAAAAGGATGCCTCTCTTATTTGATCGAATCAAATGGAGAAGCGGCCATTGTGGATGCTAACCGCATGATTGAGAATTACACAACGTTTGCGGAAAACAAAGGCCTTACAATAAAAGCAACGTTTGATACTCATCTTCATGCTGATCATATTTCTGGCGGTAGGACGTTAGCTGACAGCGTAAATGGAACGTATTATCTTCCTGAAGAGGATGCTGGTGAAGTAACTTTCGACTATACGGCATTGAGAGAAGGAACCACACTAACGGTTGGAAAGGTTACGATTGAACCGATCTACTCTCCAGGACACACAATTGGAAGTACGTCACTTATGATTCATGATGCTTACCTTCTAACAGGTGACATTCTATTTGTAGAGTCTATTGGACGACCAGATTTAGCTGGTAAGGCTGAAGACTGGGTGCAAGACTTACGCACAACACTTTATGACCGTTACAAAGAAATGGCCGGAGAATTAGTTGTTCTTCCAGCTCACTTTTCAAAAATGGCGGAGCTTGATGAAAAAGGACTGGTATCTGCAAAGCTGCAGGATCTTTACCAAAAGAATGATGGTCTTAACGTAGAAAAAGAAGAAGATTTTAGAAAAATGGTGACGGAAAATCTTCCACCACAGCCAAATGCTTATCAAGAAATTCGTGAAACAAACATGGGGAAAATCTCTCCTGATGAAGAAACAAAAAGAGAAATGGAAATTGGACCAAACCGCTGTGCGGTTAACTAA
- a CDS encoding sulfite exporter TauE/SafE family protein, which translates to MDFSFIITIFAIGFIGSFISGMVGIGGSIIKYPMLLYIPPLLGFAAFSAHEVSGISAVQVFFATIGGVWAYRKGGYLNKQLILYMGVSILIGSFIGGYGSTIMSEQGINVVYGLLAAIAAVMMFIPKKGIDDIPLDQVKFNKFLSAALAFIVGIGAGIVGAAGAFLLVPIMLVVLKIPTRMTIASSLAITFISSIGSTVGKLATGQVLLLPAAVMIVASLIASPLGANAGKKINTKILQWVLAALILGTSIKIWIDLLS; encoded by the coding sequence ATGGATTTTAGTTTTATCATAACGATTTTTGCAATTGGATTTATAGGATCTTTTATTTCTGGAATGGTTGGGATTGGTGGCTCGATCATTAAATACCCAATGCTGCTTTATATCCCACCACTACTCGGTTTTGCTGCCTTTAGTGCTCATGAAGTTTCTGGGATTAGTGCGGTTCAGGTATTCTTTGCAACCATCGGTGGTGTATGGGCATATCGGAAAGGCGGTTATCTGAATAAGCAGTTGATCCTCTACATGGGTGTCAGTATTCTGATCGGTAGTTTCATCGGAGGATATGGGTCCACCATTATGTCAGAGCAAGGAATTAATGTCGTGTATGGTCTTCTTGCAGCCATTGCAGCGGTTATGATGTTTATACCGAAAAAAGGCATCGATGATATTCCACTTGATCAGGTGAAATTTAATAAATTTCTGTCAGCTGCTCTTGCCTTTATCGTGGGGATTGGTGCAGGAATCGTTGGCGCGGCCGGAGCATTTCTTCTCGTTCCGATTATGCTCGTCGTGTTAAAAATTCCGACACGGATGACAATTGCTTCTTCTCTTGCGATTACGTTTATTTCCTCAATCGGTTCAACGGTAGGTAAATTGGCAACTGGTCAAGTTCTTTTACTACCAGCCGCAGTTATGATTGTCGCAAGCTTAATTGCTTCACCGCTTGGTGCCAATGCTGGTAAGAAAATCAATACGAAAATCCTTCAGTGGGTACTTGCTGCCCTTATTCTTGGAACGTCCATTAAGATTTGGATTGATCTCTTATCTTAA
- a CDS encoding flavodoxin family protein, translating into MVGITIGWRGVLEVKALFLNCSLKTSETASNTDALYREAEAIFQQEGIESENIRLADYKIAYGVSDDEGHGDEWPAIFEKVKAADILIVGTPLWLGEKSSIATLAIERLYGGSSLTNEKGQSLYYNKVGGVVITGNEDGAKHAAASILYGFSHIGITVPPNVDAYWVGEAGPGDSYIEANGQKNDFSTGHAKTMAYNLIHFARMLNENPIPAKGNTME; encoded by the coding sequence ATGGTAGGAATAACCATAGGTTGGAGAGGAGTTTTAGAGGTGAAAGCATTATTTTTAAATTGTTCGCTTAAAACAAGTGAAACGGCGTCAAATACGGATGCTCTCTACAGGGAAGCGGAAGCAATTTTTCAACAAGAAGGAATTGAGTCTGAAAATATTCGGTTAGCTGATTATAAGATCGCTTATGGAGTTTCGGATGACGAAGGTCATGGAGATGAGTGGCCGGCGATTTTTGAAAAGGTGAAGGCTGCTGATATTCTGATAGTAGGAACACCTCTCTGGCTAGGTGAAAAAAGTAGCATTGCGACACTTGCCATTGAACGCTTATACGGAGGAAGTAGCTTAACAAATGAGAAAGGCCAGTCCCTCTATTATAATAAAGTAGGCGGCGTTGTGATTACAGGTAATGAAGATGGTGCTAAACACGCTGCCGCTTCAATCCTATATGGGTTTTCTCACATCGGCATAACAGTTCCGCCAAATGTGGATGCCTATTGGGTAGGAGAAGCTGGACCAGGCGATTCCTATATCGAAGCGAATGGACAGAAAAATGATTTTTCAACAGGTCATGCCAAAACAATGGCTTATAATTTAATTCATTTTGCGCGTATGTTAAACGAAAACCCGATACCTGCGAAAGGGAATACAATGGAATAA
- a CDS encoding sulfurtransferase TusA family protein: MDAQKTLDTKGLACPMPIVKTKKAMKDMESGEVLEVQATDKGAQSDLAAWAKSGGHELMKSEETDGVFYFWIKKA; this comes from the coding sequence ATGGATGCACAAAAAACACTAGATACAAAAGGGCTTGCATGCCCAATGCCAATCGTTAAAACGAAAAAAGCAATGAAGGATATGGAGTCAGGTGAAGTACTTGAAGTGCAAGCAACGGATAAAGGTGCACAGAGTGATCTAGCTGCATGGGCAAAATCAGGCGGTCATGAACTAATGAAGTCTGAAGAAACAGACGGCGTGTTCTATTTCTGGATTAAAAAAGCTTAG
- a CDS encoding acyltransferase family protein gives MSERIAYFDNSKAILILLVVGGHLLTPFINDSRFIYSLYHVIFIFHMPAFIFLAGYFTRKASGTKYFWKVFTTFLLPYVIFQVVYSIYYTNLYQKSFAIEFLTPRWAMWFLLCIAAYKLISPILLKMKTSILLPLSIGAGLVVGYFDVERFLSLDRLFVFLPFFVLGMVMGRKKKPIRFPYMKWIAPVVLGGLFLLFYLYKIEGLADLLYGTYVYESSTDLLIRFTYYIGTAIVMFLFFSVIPEGPIVFTPLGSRTFAIYLFHGFVIKWFLEQQSSEVIATMWGIPFILIFTLFVSTVFAMPFFSKLLAFDRWLPSPDKLTSARR, from the coding sequence GTGTCAGAACGTATTGCATACTTCGATAATAGTAAAGCTATCTTAATATTGTTAGTAGTCGGTGGTCACCTGCTAACGCCATTCATTAATGACTCTCGTTTTATTTACAGTTTGTATCATGTGATCTTTATTTTTCACATGCCTGCTTTTATTTTTTTAGCTGGCTATTTTACTAGAAAGGCATCTGGGACAAAATATTTTTGGAAAGTGTTTACGACGTTTTTGCTTCCTTATGTCATTTTCCAGGTCGTTTATTCAATTTATTACACAAACCTGTATCAAAAATCATTTGCAATTGAATTTTTAACCCCAAGATGGGCCATGTGGTTTTTATTATGTATCGCTGCCTATAAGCTGATATCACCTATATTGCTTAAAATGAAGACAAGTATTTTGCTACCCTTAAGTATCGGGGCTGGCCTTGTTGTTGGTTACTTTGATGTTGAAAGGTTTCTATCACTTGACCGACTTTTCGTTTTCTTGCCGTTCTTCGTACTCGGCATGGTAATGGGGCGTAAAAAGAAGCCGATCCGCTTCCCATATATGAAATGGATTGCTCCCGTGGTACTTGGCGGATTGTTTTTACTGTTTTATTTATACAAAATTGAAGGACTAGCTGATCTCCTTTACGGTACGTATGTGTATGAATCAAGCACAGACTTGTTGATTCGCTTTACCTATTATATTGGAACGGCGATTGTTATGTTTCTGTTCTTTTCGGTGATTCCAGAAGGACCTATTGTCTTTACACCATTAGGATCCAGAACGTTTGCGATTTATTTGTTCCATGGATTTGTCATTAAATGGTTCCTTGAACAACAGTCATCTGAAGTCATTGCGACCATGTGGGGGATACCATTTATCTTGATCTTTACGCTGTTCGTTTCTACAGTATTCGCCATGCCGTTTTTCTCGAAACTGCTGGCATTCGATCGATGGTTACCTTCACCAGATAAATTGACATCAGCTCGAAGATAA
- a CDS encoding DsrE/DsrF/DrsH-like family protein, with amino-acid sequence MSEQKKTTIVLFSGDYDKAMAAYIIANGAAAYDHEVTIFHTFWGLNALRKDQQVDVNKGFLEKMFGKMMPRGADKMGLSKMNYGGMGKKMIKNVIKKHNVTELPQLIELAQEQEVKLVACTMTMDLLGLQKDELLEEIDYAGVAAYLGDAEDGNVNLFI; translated from the coding sequence ATGAGTGAACAGAAGAAAACAACGATTGTATTATTTAGTGGAGATTATGACAAAGCAATGGCCGCTTACATTATCGCAAATGGTGCTGCTGCTTATGATCATGAGGTAACGATTTTCCATACATTCTGGGGTTTGAACGCACTTCGTAAAGATCAGCAAGTAGACGTTAATAAAGGTTTTCTAGAGAAAATGTTTGGGAAAATGATGCCACGCGGCGCAGACAAAATGGGCCTTTCCAAAATGAATTACGGTGGAATGGGTAAAAAAATGATTAAGAACGTGATTAAAAAGCATAATGTAACAGAACTTCCGCAGCTAATTGAGCTTGCACAAGAACAAGAAGTGAAGCTTGTTGCTTGTACGATGACGATGGATCTACTTGGTCTACAAAAAGATGAGCTACTAGAAGAAATCGACTATGCAGGTGTGGCCGCTTACCTTGGTGATGCTGAAGATGGAAACGTCAATCTCTTTATTTAA
- a CDS encoding rhodanese-like domain-containing protein produces MELILIAIIVIAAWFIYKKFGPGKGVATITSEQAKAKFNDRNVQFIDVRTPGEYKGQKVKQFKNMPLHQLSKRAKELDPNKEVVVICQSGMRSSKACGELRRQGFTSVSNVRGGMNMWK; encoded by the coding sequence ATGGAACTAATTCTAATTGCTATCATCGTGATAGCTGCATGGTTCATTTATAAAAAATTCGGACCTGGAAAAGGTGTAGCCACGATAACTTCTGAACAGGCGAAAGCAAAGTTTAATGATCGCAATGTCCAATTTATTGATGTGCGTACTCCAGGTGAATATAAAGGTCAAAAAGTAAAGCAATTTAAAAATATGCCGCTTCATCAACTAAGCAAACGTGCAAAAGAACTTGATCCAAATAAAGAAGTTGTTGTGATCTGTCAAAGTGGTATGAGAAGTTCAAAAGCTTGTGGTGAATTGAGGAGACAGGGATTCACGTCTGTGTCGAATGTACGCGGCGGAATGAATATGTGGAAATAA
- a CDS encoding hemolysin family protein, translated as MELIKVIAVLLLIVLTAFFVASEFAIVKIRRTRIDALASEGNKKAKSVQKVLGNLDGYLSACQLGITITALALGWLGEETVEQLLHPLFELINLPDSIATPVTIALAFAIITFLHVVLGELAPKTFAIQKAESVSLLLAGPLIWFYRIMYPFIWALNGSARGIVRLFGLKSANEHEQAHSEDELRLILSESYKSGEINKSEMEFVNNIFEFDERMAKEIMIPRTEMTCLFLDNTTEENLEIMKNGKYTRYPVADGDKDKIIGVVNIKEILTQYKWGEELVLREYIHPINHVIETAHIKTLLANMQKSHNHIAIVVDEYGGTAGLVTVEDILEEIVGEIQDEFDFDEKLPIRKTENGQTIVDGKALINDINELLGTSIDHTDVDTIGGWILTHDIEPKQGTTFTVDNYQFTVLEVDGHQIKELEIKQES; from the coding sequence TTGGAACTAATTAAAGTAATTGCTGTTCTATTGTTAATCGTCTTAACGGCATTTTTCGTAGCATCTGAATTTGCCATCGTGAAAATTCGAAGGACAAGAATAGACGCGCTCGCAAGCGAAGGGAATAAAAAGGCAAAATCGGTTCAAAAAGTATTAGGTAACTTGGATGGCTATCTTTCAGCCTGTCAGCTAGGAATCACAATTACTGCACTCGCTTTAGGTTGGCTCGGAGAAGAAACCGTAGAGCAGCTTTTACACCCACTGTTTGAGCTCATCAATTTACCTGACTCCATTGCTACACCAGTTACCATAGCGCTAGCTTTTGCGATTATTACGTTTCTTCACGTTGTTCTTGGTGAGCTTGCTCCGAAAACATTTGCCATTCAGAAAGCAGAAAGTGTTAGTTTACTTCTTGCTGGACCACTTATCTGGTTCTACCGTATCATGTATCCATTTATTTGGGCATTAAACGGCTCAGCTCGTGGTATCGTAAGGTTATTCGGACTTAAATCAGCGAATGAGCATGAACAAGCCCACTCTGAAGATGAGCTTCGCCTCATTTTGTCCGAAAGCTACAAAAGTGGTGAAATTAATAAATCCGAGATGGAATTCGTGAATAACATCTTTGAATTTGATGAGCGTATGGCTAAAGAAATCATGATCCCAAGAACAGAAATGACATGTCTCTTTTTAGATAATACAACGGAAGAAAACCTTGAAATCATGAAAAACGGCAAGTATACACGTTATCCTGTGGCAGATGGAGACAAAGATAAAATCATTGGCGTCGTTAACATTAAAGAAATTTTAACACAGTATAAATGGGGTGAAGAGCTTGTACTGAGAGAATACATTCACCCGATTAACCACGTTATTGAGACGGCTCATATCAAAACACTTTTAGCGAACATGCAAAAAAGCCATAATCATATTGCCATTGTTGTGGATGAGTACGGAGGTACGGCAGGACTCGTCACTGTTGAGGATATCTTGGAAGAAATCGTTGGTGAGATTCAAGATGAATTTGATTTTGATGAAAAGCTTCCCATTCGTAAAACAGAGAATGGTCAAACGATCGTTGATGGAAAAGCACTGATAAATGATATTAACGAATTGCTTGGCACATCAATTGACCATACAGATGTGGATACAATTGGTGGTTGGATCCTTACCCATGACATTGAACCTAAACAAGGCACCACATTTACAGTAGATAACTATCAGTTCACAGTTCTAGAAGTAGACGGACATCAAATTAAAGAACTTGAAATAAAGCAAGAATCATAA
- a CDS encoding sulfurtransferase TusA family protein — MIQTDHVLDAKGLACPMPIVKTKKMMKDLEAGVVLEILATDKGSKADLKAWADKVGHHYLGTVEEGDVLKHYLRKASEGETTLEKSHPHVISNEDLTAKLAEQDMAIVDVREPAEYAFSHLPNAISLPLGDLDNRMTELDKEKKIYVVCRTGTRSDLAAQKLAENGYDVINVVPGMSKWDGPTTSDL; from the coding sequence ATGATACAAACTGATCATGTACTTGATGCAAAAGGGCTAGCTTGCCCGATGCCAATTGTAAAAACGAAGAAAATGATGAAGGATCTTGAAGCTGGAGTCGTTCTAGAAATTCTGGCTACAGACAAAGGCTCTAAAGCTGACCTTAAAGCGTGGGCTGACAAAGTTGGGCATCATTATCTTGGAACTGTTGAAGAAGGCGATGTACTAAAACATTATCTTCGTAAGGCTTCAGAAGGGGAAACAACGCTTGAAAAGAGTCATCCACATGTTATTTCAAATGAAGATCTTACCGCTAAACTAGCAGAACAAGATATGGCGATCGTGGATGTAAGAGAGCCAGCGGAATATGCGTTTAGCCACCTTCCAAATGCGATCTCTTTGCCACTGGGTGATCTAGATAATCGTATGACAGAGTTAGATAAAGAGAAGAAAATCTATGTTGTTTGTCGTACAGGTACAAGAAGTGATCTTGCTGCGCAAAAGCTAGCTGAAAATGGCTATGATGTAATCAATGTTGTACCAGGAATGTCCAAATGGGATGGTCCTACAACGTCTGATCTTTAG
- a CDS encoding EthD family reductase, with protein MAKIVVLYEEPKHVEEFKNYYEKNHMALVKDVPNVTHAEVNYVTAAMNTDKKYFLTATIAFASKEQLEDAMQSPAWAKVSEDGQNMMKFLNEPPQLLITE; from the coding sequence TTGGCTAAAATTGTTGTCCTTTATGAGGAACCGAAACATGTAGAAGAATTTAAGAACTATTATGAAAAGAATCATATGGCTTTAGTGAAAGATGTTCCTAATGTCACTCACGCAGAAGTCAATTACGTTACAGCTGCAATGAACACCGATAAAAAGTATTTCTTAACTGCTACGATTGCGTTTGCATCCAAAGAGCAGTTAGAAGACGCCATGCAGTCACCGGCATGGGCAAAAGTATCGGAAGATGGCCAAAACATGATGAAGTTTTTAAATGAGCCACCGCAATTACTTATAACAGAATAA
- the msrB gene encoding peptide-methionine (R)-S-oxide reductase MsrB yields MKATRWILLVGIAAVLVFTLPKLYDVIFKRSYGSEPAQAVQDNEAIATFAGGCFWCMEPPFEKLDGVREAVSGYIGGETENPSYKEVSSGGTGHVEAVQVYYDPSVVSYQTLLDVFWRQIDPTDDEGQFVDRGDQYVSGIFYHNEEQKSAAVKSKQEIEDSGRFDKAIVTPIEEATTFYVAEDYHQDYYKENEFRYKYYRENSGRDQFLEKAWGDDREVDVPETQSAVTYTDEELKEMLTPIQYSVTQEDDTEKAFDNEYWDNKKQGIYVDIVSGEPLFSSIDKYESGTGWPSFTKPLVPENIVEKEDKSWFTVRTEVRSKGADSHLGHVFEDGPEPTGLRYCLNSAALDFIPKEEMEERGYGEFVNIFDEQAES; encoded by the coding sequence ATGAAAGCAACAAGGTGGATTTTGTTAGTTGGAATAGCGGCTGTCTTAGTTTTCACATTGCCCAAATTATATGATGTGATCTTTAAACGTTCATATGGGAGCGAGCCGGCACAGGCTGTCCAGGATAATGAAGCGATCGCTACTTTTGCGGGAGGATGTTTTTGGTGCATGGAACCACCGTTTGAAAAGCTAGATGGCGTTCGAGAAGCCGTCTCTGGTTATATTGGTGGAGAAACAGAAAACCCTTCCTATAAAGAAGTATCTTCAGGAGGGACCGGTCATGTTGAAGCCGTTCAGGTGTACTATGATCCTTCTGTTGTTAGCTATCAGACACTCTTAGATGTATTCTGGCGACAAATTGACCCGACAGATGATGAAGGACAGTTTGTCGATCGTGGAGATCAATATGTATCGGGGATTTTTTATCATAACGAAGAGCAAAAATCGGCTGCGGTGAAGTCGAAACAGGAGATTGAGGACTCAGGACGGTTTGATAAAGCGATTGTTACTCCGATTGAAGAAGCAACGACCTTTTACGTAGCGGAGGATTACCATCAAGATTATTATAAAGAAAATGAATTTCGCTATAAATATTATCGTGAAAATTCAGGGCGCGATCAGTTTCTCGAGAAAGCATGGGGAGATGATCGTGAGGTAGACGTGCCAGAAACGCAATCAGCTGTTACGTATACTGATGAAGAATTAAAAGAAATGCTCACGCCCATTCAATACAGTGTGACGCAGGAAGATGATACGGAAAAAGCATTTGATAATGAATACTGGGATAATAAAAAACAAGGAATTTATGTTGATATTGTTTCAGGCGAGCCGCTTTTTAGTTCGATCGATAAATATGAATCCGGCACAGGCTGGCCTAGTTTTACGAAGCCACTAGTACCAGAGAACATTGTAGAAAAAGAAGATAAAAGCTGGTTTACCGTTCGAACGGAAGTCCGAAGTAAAGGTGCTGATTCTCACCTTGGTCACGTGTTTGAAGATGGCCCTGAGCCGACAGGTCTTCGCTATTGCTTGAACTCTGCTGCTCTTGATTTCATCCCAAAAGAGGAAATGGAAGAGAGAGGATACGGAGAATTTGTAAACATTTTTGATGAACAGGCAGAATCGTAA
- a CDS encoding DUF202 domain-containing protein codes for MENKKADGRVQQLLANERTFLAWVRTSIAIIGIGFLTASLHFTRAAGERADDQVAVFISFSSLFFGLLTIAGGAVQFYRTKKRILKFEVPSSSWIVVFLLVVVLLMIALIATYFIIQINWLS; via the coding sequence TTGGAAAACAAGAAAGCAGATGGACGTGTGCAGCAGCTTTTAGCAAATGAACGAACGTTTCTAGCGTGGGTTCGCACTTCGATTGCTATCATCGGTATTGGTTTTCTAACAGCAAGCTTACATTTTACAAGAGCCGCGGGAGAACGTGCAGATGACCAGGTAGCGGTCTTCATTAGTTTTTCCTCGTTATTTTTTGGATTGTTGACGATCGCAGGCGGAGCCGTGCAGTTCTATCGCACGAAAAAACGCATTTTAAAATTCGAGGTGCCTTCCTCTTCATGGATCGTGGTGTTTCTACTAGTAGTCGTATTGTTAATGATTGCATTAATTGCTACGTATTTTATTATTCAAATCAATTGGCTTTCTTAA